In Desulfotomaculum sp., the following proteins share a genomic window:
- a CDS encoding flagellar biosynthesis protein, with translation MSLSSNKIIRRPMISQVRKVCLICENNTSEQEYTAPIGSVAGEITSHNSGSVLYANEEAGRILEKARIEAEEIFSQAKMEGSQAGYRESLEKANQEAEEIRQKALHLLKEAHEIKRKTFEGMEEEIVLLSCEIAERIVNKQLTVEPETVYEIAKEAIGAVSDKERVDLMVNAQDFDIFQKNREDILKRLPGGAKLNILTEPSIKQGGLKIRTSREEVDATLDNRWEVLKTNLVKGYIDV, from the coding sequence ATGTCATTATCATCTAACAAGATAATTAGAAGACCAATGATATCACAAGTCCGCAAGGTTTGTTTAATATGTGAAAACAATACGAGCGAACAAGAATACACGGCGCCCATAGGGAGTGTTGCGGGAGAAATCACCAGCCATAATTCGGGTTCTGTTTTATATGCGAACGAAGAAGCAGGTAGAATTCTCGAAAAAGCCCGTATAGAAGCGGAGGAAATTTTCTCCCAGGCGAAAATGGAAGGTTCCCAGGCAGGTTACCGGGAAAGTCTGGAAAAAGCTAATCAGGAAGCTGAAGAAATCCGTCAGAAGGCGCTCCATCTTTTAAAAGAGGCTCATGAAATCAAACGAAAAACTTTTGAAGGGATGGAAGAGGAAATAGTTCTTCTTTCCTGTGAAATTGCCGAAAGAATCGTCAACAAGCAATTAACCGTTGAACCCGAGACAGTATATGAGATTGCCAAAGAAGCAATCGGAGCAGTCTCTGATAAAGAGCGGGTAGATTTAATGGTCAACGCGCAGGATTTTGATATATTCCAGAAAAACCGGGAAGATATCTTAAAGAGGCTTCCAGGTGGCGCTAAGTTAAATATATTAACTGAACCCTCCATAAAACAAGGTGGCTTAAAAATCAGGACGTCGAGAGAAGAAGTTGATGCGACGTTAGATAATCGATGGGAAGTTTTAAAAACGAATCTGGTTAAAGGGTACATAGATGTTTAA
- a CDS encoding flagellar motor switch protein FliG → MEKSLEDAEPGLVLSGKAAPRNIEEARPDKSAARRLTPLQKAAIVLISMGSDLSSQILKYDFYQEDIERITEAITKLGKIPKSVRESVLEEFKELKQAKSFIITGGTKYAQELLEKTVGHQRAQEIIKKLTWESKTIPFASLRKTDPLYLFNFIRDEHPQTIAMILSYLEPEKAAQILSSLPKEMQSDIARRIAVMDRSNPEVVREVEKVLETRLASVVKQGQTVIGGIPSIVEILNMSDRNTEKTILEELETKAPELADAIRKKLFVFEDIVKLDDISIQRVLREVDGKDLALALRGSSDEVRNCIYNNQSKRAGEMLKEELDFMGPVRLKQVEEAQAKIVKIIRVLEESGEIIISRGGEDVIII, encoded by the coding sequence ATGGAAAAATCACTTGAAGATGCTGAACCCGGTCTGGTTTTAAGCGGGAAAGCGGCTCCAAGAAACATTGAAGAAGCGAGGCCGGATAAAAGCGCCGCCAGAAGGTTAACCCCTTTGCAGAAGGCGGCAATCGTTCTTATTTCTATGGGTTCTGATCTCTCCAGTCAGATTCTAAAATACGATTTTTATCAGGAAGATATTGAACGTATAACAGAAGCTATAACGAAACTGGGTAAGATACCCAAATCTGTCCGTGAAAGTGTACTTGAAGAATTTAAGGAGTTAAAGCAAGCTAAAAGTTTCATTATCACGGGGGGCACTAAATACGCACAGGAGTTATTGGAAAAGACGGTCGGGCACCAGCGTGCTCAGGAGATAATAAAAAAATTGACCTGGGAATCAAAGACAATTCCTTTTGCCAGTTTGCGTAAAACGGATCCCCTCTATCTGTTTAATTTTATAAGAGATGAGCACCCTCAAACTATAGCTATGATTTTGTCTTATCTGGAGCCAGAAAAAGCCGCTCAAATTTTGTCGTCCCTGCCAAAGGAAATGCAAAGCGATATTGCCCGCCGTATAGCGGTTATGGATCGTTCTAATCCTGAAGTCGTCAGGGAAGTTGAGAAAGTATTGGAAACCCGTTTGGCGTCAGTCGTTAAACAAGGTCAGACGGTTATTGGGGGCATTCCTTCAATAGTTGAAATATTAAATATGAGCGATCGAAATACTGAAAAAACAATACTGGAAGAACTGGAAACCAAAGCTCCGGAACTGGCGGACGCGATCAGGAAAAAGCTGTTTGTTTTTGAAGATATCGTTAAGTTGGATGACATTTCAATACAGCGGGTTCTAAGGGAAGTTGACGGTAAGGATTTAGCCTTGGCCTTACGGGGATCCAGTGATGAAGTGCGTAATTGTATCTATAACAATCAATCTAAGAGAGCCGGCGAAATGTTGAAAGAGGAGCTTGATTTTATGGGACCGGTGCGCTTAAAGCAGGTCGAAGAAGCACAGGCTAAAATTGTCAAGATTATTCGGGTTTTGGAAGAAAGCGGAGAAATAATTATTTCAAGGGGTGGCGAGGATGTCATTATCATCTAA
- the fliF gene encoding flagellar M-ring protein FliF codes for MLIAAVGAGVIFCILLIYFLLNHITYAPLFTGLDSAEAGSMVEKLKEQKVPYRLSDQGRTILVPEKQVYEIRIGLASSGALGQGEGFELFDQTKLGITDFEQQVQYQRALQEELRRTITQLDEVEQARVHLVLPQKSVFIEQETPSSASIVLKLKPMVVLKPNQIKGIADLTVGSVEGLKPENVHVVDTNGNVLDVEEKSSIAGGMMEQYQVKTSYENALEKRIQAMLEKIFGLGKTVVMVTADLDFSKQEIQADTYQQGPIVSEQLIKENTSSSEASGVPGTESNSQVNQQTQNDETASNIQVNQEAQNGVTPRIETIRNYQPISRQEKIYPAVGNLQRLSIAVAVDTRLSQDVEQQITDVVSSAAGLNQSRGDQLTISTLAFDKTSEQEAEAEMARQEAAQKKEQQQKLIITGIAGLAGIAVLFILIKTILNRIYQGRDMEIEELRPIQEMEVREIPVQPTVEDKVRYLAKQQPAEVAEIIKVWLAENQ; via the coding sequence ATGTTAATAGCTGCAGTTGGCGCAGGAGTGATCTTTTGTATATTATTAATCTATTTTTTGCTGAACCACATAACTTATGCTCCTTTGTTCACCGGACTTGATTCTGCTGAAGCCGGATCAATGGTTGAAAAATTAAAAGAACAAAAAGTACCCTACCGTTTAAGCGATCAAGGAAGAACAATTCTCGTGCCGGAAAAGCAGGTTTACGAAATAAGAATTGGACTGGCCAGCAGTGGGGCTCTCGGTCAAGGAGAAGGCTTTGAGCTTTTTGATCAGACCAAGCTGGGTATAACGGACTTTGAGCAGCAGGTACAGTACCAACGGGCTTTACAAGAAGAACTTAGAAGGACGATAACTCAGTTAGACGAGGTTGAGCAGGCAAGAGTTCACCTGGTTCTCCCTCAGAAGTCAGTTTTTATTGAACAGGAGACTCCATCTTCCGCTTCCATAGTATTGAAGTTAAAACCAATGGTAGTGTTAAAACCTAACCAGATCAAAGGGATTGCCGACCTGACGGTAGGAAGCGTGGAAGGCCTCAAACCTGAAAATGTTCATGTTGTCGATACAAATGGAAATGTTTTAGATGTAGAAGAAAAAAGCTCTATTGCCGGGGGTATGATGGAGCAGTACCAGGTTAAAACCTCTTACGAAAACGCTCTGGAAAAACGTATCCAGGCAATGCTGGAGAAAATTTTTGGATTGGGCAAAACAGTGGTTATGGTCACGGCCGATCTTGATTTCAGCAAACAGGAGATACAAGCGGATACATATCAGCAGGGTCCTATAGTTAGTGAACAGTTGATCAAAGAAAATACCTCGTCTTCTGAGGCGTCCGGTGTCCCAGGAACGGAAAGTAATTCACAGGTTAATCAGCAGACACAAAACGACGAAACCGCAAGCAATATACAGGTTAATCAGGAGGCACAAAACGGCGTGACCCCGCGTATTGAAACAATACGTAATTACCAGCCGATAAGCAGGCAGGAAAAGATATACCCGGCAGTTGGAAATTTACAGCGTCTGTCAATTGCCGTAGCGGTTGATACACGCCTTTCCCAGGACGTTGAGCAGCAGATTACCGATGTTGTGAGTTCTGCTGCGGGTTTGAATCAGAGCCGGGGTGATCAGTTGACGATTAGCACTCTTGCCTTTGATAAGACGTCCGAACAGGAGGCAGAAGCTGAAATGGCCCGGCAGGAAGCGGCGCAAAAGAAAGAACAGCAGCAAAAATTAATTATCACGGGTATTGCGGGGTTGGCCGGGATAGCTGTTCTGTTCATTCTAATTAAAACCATTTTAAACAGAATATACCAGGGCAGGGACATGGAAATTGAAGAACTACGGCCTATTCAGGAAATGGAAGTTAGAGAAATACCTGTACAACCTACTGTGGAAGATAAGGTGCGCTACCTGGCAAAACAACAACCAGCTGAAGTGGCGGAAATAATAAAGGTATGGCTGGCGGAAAATCAGTAA
- a CDS encoding flagellar hook-basal body complex protein FliE codes for MQVNNISASSVIPIVEPAQKDSAQSFGQLLLEQIEKVNESQLKTGEVTKQFLSGNIQDIHQVLIAAQESKITLELAVEIRNKVIEAYQEVSRMSV; via the coding sequence ATGCAGGTAAATAATATTTCTGCTTCCTCTGTAATACCTATAGTTGAACCGGCGCAAAAAGACAGCGCGCAGTCTTTCGGACAGTTATTATTAGAACAGATTGAAAAAGTAAATGAATCGCAGTTAAAAACAGGAGAAGTGACTAAACAATTCTTATCAGGAAATATTCAGGATATCCACCAGGTTCTGATCGCTGCGCAGGAGTCTAAAATTACCCTGGAGTTGGCAGTAGAAATTCGAAATAAGGTAATTGAAGCTTATCAAGAAGTTTCAAGGATGTCAGTGTAA
- the flgC gene encoding flagellar basal body rod protein FlgC has protein sequence MSLNFMSFKISESGLAAEKMRLNLIAANLANINTSRTSAGGPYKRKAPVFEEKFQLKKDNNGNYKIEDAGVKVSSVWEDQSPPRLAYEPNNPEADQQGIVAYPNINAANEMIDLITASRAYEANLMTLEAAKTMDQKALELSK, from the coding sequence ATGAGTTTAAACTTTATGAGTTTTAAAATAAGCGAGTCTGGTTTGGCAGCGGAGAAAATGCGCCTGAATCTGATTGCCGCTAATTTAGCAAATATAAACACTTCCAGAACAAGTGCCGGAGGGCCATATAAAAGAAAGGCTCCTGTTTTTGAGGAGAAATTTCAATTAAAAAAAGATAATAATGGAAATTATAAAATTGAGGATGCCGGGGTTAAAGTAAGTTCTGTTTGGGAGGATCAAAGTCCTCCGAGGCTTGCGTATGAACCAAATAATCCTGAAGCTGATCAGCAGGGTATTGTAGCTTATCCAAACATTAATGCAGCCAACGAGATGATCGATCTAATCACTGCATCGAGGGCATATGAAGCGAACTTGATGACTTTGGAAGCAGCAAAAACCATGGATCAGAAAGCTCTGGAATTGAGCAAGTAA
- the flgB gene encoding flagellar basal body rod protein FlgB, with protein MYFGVLIFNCKGVSYIVSLFENENITLLAKYLDVETMRQKLIAQNIANISTPGYKSLNLRFEDCLQDALNSDKVNLETSLDNHFSNIPDPKKMEPFVEKDDTSKMRADLNNVNLEHEMTVLSANTIQYNLVIQRLSGSFQQLSYVIRGR; from the coding sequence TTGTATTTCGGTGTTTTAATATTTAACTGCAAAGGAGTGAGTTATATAGTGTCTTTGTTTGAAAATGAAAATATTACTCTGCTGGCAAAATACCTTGACGTAGAAACCATGCGGCAAAAGTTAATAGCTCAAAATATAGCCAACATTAGTACTCCGGGTTATAAAAGCCTTAACTTGCGATTTGAGGATTGTCTGCAGGATGCCCTGAATTCGGACAAGGTAAATCTGGAAACTTCGCTTGATAATCATTTCAGTAATATTCCGGACCCGAAAAAAATGGAGCCTTTTGTCGAAAAAGATGATACCTCTAAAATGCGTGCGGATTTAAATAACGTTAACTTGGAACATGAAATGACAGTATTGTCTGCAAACACAATTCAATACAATCTGGTCATACAGAGGTTAAGTGGTAGTTTTCAACAACTTAGCTACGTTATAAGGGGGCGCTAA
- a CDS encoding chemotaxis protein MotB produces the protein MRARKSHESHGSSERWLITYADLITLLMIFFIVLYSLGQLDLEKFKYLSQSLSQAMGGGGMILMNGGPSASPGKSGSRPPTPENDQQDSMTLSDIQEELTDYIEKSNLQLKVSVSSEDRGIVISFQEEVLFVIGSSELTQQAGKIISQMAPMLRKVPNYIRVEGHTCNLPIHSPVYPSNWELSSARATTVVKELINEHSFPPQRLSASAYGEYRPRVPNDTEAHRQMNRRVDIVILRNEYQVLEPGSSTNK, from the coding sequence ATGAGGGCAAGGAAAAGTCATGAAAGCCACGGAAGTTCTGAACGCTGGCTGATTACCTATGCTGATTTGATTACTCTGTTGATGATTTTTTTTATAGTTTTGTACTCTTTAGGACAATTGGACCTCGAGAAATTTAAATATTTGTCGCAATCATTAAGTCAGGCTATGGGAGGAGGCGGAATGATTCTGATGAACGGCGGCCCTTCAGCTTCACCTGGGAAGTCAGGTTCAAGACCACCCACGCCCGAAAATGATCAGCAGGATTCGATGACTTTATCGGATATCCAGGAAGAACTGACCGATTATATCGAAAAAAGCAATCTTCAATTAAAAGTTTCGGTGTCCAGCGAGGACAGAGGGATTGTAATAAGTTTTCAGGAAGAGGTTTTATTTGTAATCGGTTCTTCCGAACTAACCCAGCAGGCAGGGAAAATAATCAGCCAAATGGCGCCTATGCTGCGTAAAGTCCCTAACTATATCAGGGTAGAAGGGCACACCTGCAACTTACCCATCCACAGCCCGGTCTACCCATCCAACTGGGAACTGTCATCCGCCCGTGCCACTACAGTCGTTAAGGAATTAATCAACGAACACTCGTTTCCGCCACAAAGGCTTTCAGCCTCAGCTTACGGTGAATACAGGCCCAGGGTCCCTAACGACACAGAAGCGCACCGTCAAATGAACCGGCGGGTTGACATAGTAATTTTACGGAATGAATACCAGGTATTGGAGCCAGGATCATCGACTAATAAATAA
- a CDS encoding flagellar motor protein produces the protein MDPTILIGTLGAIVFLVGGFLLEGGHAGALMQKTAAMIVFGGTIGATIASFSMKEIKTIPGLFKIVLTQKVPEPSEVIEKIVELAEVSRREGLLQLENRLSEIDDPFLRKGLQLLVDGNDPELVKNTLEVEIYATEERHQTGKQIFEAAGGYAPTMGIIGTVMGLVHVLGQLSTPDELGPAIAVAFIATLYGVGSANVIWLPIATKLSGLSKKEILIRQLMMEGVISLQAGYNPTLIRDRLSGFLKPSNRKKEIKTKEE, from the coding sequence TTGGACCCTACTATTCTTATCGGGACACTCGGGGCAATTGTATTCTTAGTCGGCGGTTTCCTGTTGGAAGGGGGCCACGCAGGCGCGCTTATGCAAAAAACAGCCGCTATGATTGTTTTTGGAGGTACAATAGGAGCAACCATAGCAAGCTTCTCAATGAAAGAAATAAAAACGATCCCCGGCCTGTTCAAGATCGTCCTGACTCAAAAAGTACCCGAACCAAGCGAAGTGATTGAAAAAATCGTTGAACTGGCCGAAGTTTCCCGAAGGGAAGGTTTATTGCAGTTGGAAAACAGGCTTTCCGAAATAGATGACCCTTTTCTGCGAAAAGGATTGCAGCTCCTTGTAGACGGCAATGACCCGGAGCTTGTTAAGAATACGCTTGAGGTTGAAATTTACGCCACCGAAGAACGCCACCAGACAGGCAAACAAATTTTTGAGGCAGCCGGCGGTTATGCGCCTACTATGGGAATCATCGGGACAGTGATGGGTTTGGTTCACGTGCTGGGCCAATTGAGTACGCCTGACGAACTCGGTCCGGCCATTGCAGTAGCATTTATTGCCACCCTGTACGGTGTAGGAAGCGCAAACGTTATCTGGCTTCCTATCGCAACAAAACTGAGCGGCCTCAGTAAAAAAGAGATTCTCATCAGGCAATTGATGATGGAAGGAGTTATCTCACTTCAAGCCGGTTATAATCCCACACTAATCAGAGACCGGCTGTCAGGTTTTCTTAAACCCTCAAACAGGAAAAAGGAAATTAAAACTAAAGAAGAATAA
- the flgM gene encoding flagellar biosynthesis anti-sigma factor FlgM: protein MKINESSNTQKLLEIYRSELKQGKNLKAKKDTSTEEENSLLDISPEAREIQSFHQKLNNLSDVRQELIESIQQKIEDGSFEIDEEKIINGLSEEINSMKNQKR, encoded by the coding sequence ATGAAGATAAACGAAAGCAGCAACACTCAAAAACTCTTAGAAATATACCGCAGCGAATTAAAACAGGGTAAAAACCTTAAGGCTAAAAAAGACACCAGTACTGAAGAGGAAAACAGCTTGCTTGATATCTCACCGGAAGCAAGAGAAATACAATCTTTTCATCAAAAACTAAACAACCTTTCAGATGTGCGTCAGGAATTAATTGAAAGTATTCAGCAGAAAATTGAAGATGGGTCCTTTGAAATAGATGAAGAAAAAATCATTAATGGACTTTCTGAGGAAATAAACTCCATGAAAAATCAAAAGCGTTAA
- the flgK gene encoding flagellar hook-associated protein FlgK yields MSGTFSGLEIIRRSLSTYQQAVETTQNNIANANTEGYSRQRVVLSATGTSLPPSLSKEQINAGVEIKSIQRMRDDFLDPQLRANLSEIGYWEEMESELAKVGYLFTDTTGTGVSSLLTEFWNSWQELSSNPQESSARQNITHTAATLTSYLNYLTSQMETAHTEIESSLASKVSEMNELAASLADVNQALKKCVTAENNTLMDQRDHLLDEMSRLSDITITFNDNNTATVVAYGKTIVEGQDADPLLESDLSSGKGELGGLLAAKQSVEDYQDKMNLFIQTLADKVNEIHEDGYTLNDEQGVAFFTVQDTAAGNKEISVNEDILNDPNNIAAAQESSSPSDGRNAMAIAGINNTAGYAELGNNSLAGYYSQLITTIGSDQDQAGKNADFFNSIGLQFEAQRQSLSGVSIDEELTMLMQYQFTYQALSKAMSIFDDMLDTLINRT; encoded by the coding sequence ATGTCCGGGACTTTTTCGGGTCTGGAAATAATCCGCCGCAGCCTGTCAACTTACCAGCAGGCTGTGGAAACAACCCAAAATAATATTGCAAACGCAAATACGGAAGGTTATTCACGCCAGAGGGTTGTTCTTTCAGCCACGGGAACATCTTTGCCGCCTTCCCTGAGCAAGGAACAAATAAACGCAGGAGTGGAAATAAAGAGTATTCAGCGAATGCGGGACGATTTTCTCGATCCCCAGCTTAGAGCCAATCTTTCCGAAATTGGATACTGGGAAGAAATGGAATCTGAATTGGCTAAAGTAGGATATCTTTTCACAGATACGACAGGTACTGGGGTTAGCTCACTTTTAACAGAGTTCTGGAACTCCTGGCAAGAATTGAGCAGCAACCCTCAAGAATCCTCAGCCCGTCAGAATATAACCCATACCGCAGCTACTTTAACCAGTTATCTTAACTATCTCACTTCCCAAATGGAAACTGCCCACACTGAAATTGAGAGTTCTTTAGCTTCCAAGGTCTCAGAGATGAACGAACTTGCAGCCAGCTTGGCTGACGTCAACCAGGCGTTAAAAAAATGTGTGACTGCAGAAAACAATACTTTAATGGACCAAAGGGACCACCTGCTTGATGAGATGTCCAGGCTTTCTGACATTACAATTACTTTTAACGATAATAACACGGCGACCGTAGTTGCCTATGGAAAAACAATCGTTGAAGGGCAGGATGCTGATCCCCTGTTAGAGAGTGATCTGTCATCGGGAAAAGGGGAGTTGGGCGGCCTTCTGGCAGCAAAACAATCTGTTGAAGACTATCAGGACAAAATGAATTTGTTTATTCAGACACTGGCTGACAAGGTAAATGAAATCCATGAAGACGGATATACTCTAAACGATGAACAGGGCGTGGCTTTCTTTACTGTACAGGATACAGCCGCTGGAAACAAAGAGATTTCGGTCAACGAGGATATTTTAAATGACCCGAATAATATTGCGGCTGCCCAGGAAAGTTCCTCCCCCAGTGACGGCAGAAACGCGATGGCCATAGCCGGTATAAATAACACAGCCGGTTATGCGGAATTAGGTAACAACAGCCTGGCGGGTTATTACAGCCAACTGATCACAACAATTGGCTCAGACCAAGATCAGGCCGGTAAAAACGCTGATTTTTTTAATTCCATCGGCCTGCAGTTTGAAGCCCAGCGCCAGTCCCTCTCCGGTGTTTCCATAGACGAGGAACTCACTATGTTGATGCAGTACCAGTTTACTTACCAGGCATTGTCAAAGGCGATGAGTATTTTTGATGACATGCTGGATACGTTGATCAACCGGACTTAG
- a CDS encoding flagellin, with the protein MALNATKNLNVTQGNISKNLERLSSGLRINSAADDAAGLAISEKMTAQLKGMARAELNAQDAISLVQTGENALANINGIFDRLIDLATEAATNSLNNTDRQKIVAEYSALKAEINQIAGNVNFNSVNLLSGGFSAGKVFQIGAQAAEKMTIAIGRAAFSAICTGGTLSLGTVTGANAAITKIQNTIEKLASRRANLGSYQNRLEQSIENLQSMQTNLTTSQARIRDLDMAKEMTDYSRNQILQQTGIAMLAQANQIPSQILSLMK; encoded by the coding sequence ATGGCGCTAAACGCAACTAAAAATCTGAATGTTACCCAGGGAAACATCTCCAAGAATCTGGAAAGACTCTCTTCCGGTTTGCGGATCAACTCAGCCGCAGATGATGCCGCTGGGCTTGCTATTTCGGAAAAAATGACTGCACAATTAAAAGGGATGGCAAGAGCTGAGTTAAACGCCCAGGACGCTATCTCGCTGGTCCAGACCGGAGAGAACGCCCTTGCTAACATAAACGGTATTTTTGACCGTTTAATAGACCTGGCCACCGAAGCAGCCACAAACAGTTTAAATAATACAGACCGGCAAAAGATAGTTGCCGAGTACAGCGCTTTAAAAGCAGAGATCAACCAGATAGCGGGCAATGTTAACTTTAACAGCGTTAATCTGTTAAGCGGCGGCTTTTCAGCCGGGAAAGTTTTCCAGATCGGAGCCCAGGCAGCTGAGAAAATGACTATCGCCATAGGCAGAGCAGCCTTTTCAGCTATTTGTACGGGAGGCACGCTTTCACTGGGTACTGTAACCGGGGCAAATGCAGCTATTACCAAGATACAGAACACCATTGAGAAACTGGCCAGCCGCAGGGCAAATCTCGGCTCTTATCAAAACCGTCTGGAACAGTCCATTGAGAATCTGCAAAGTATGCAAACGAACCTGACCACGTCTCAAGCCAGGATTCGTGACTTGGATATGGCCAAGGAAATGACTGATTACTCAAGAAACCAAATCCTGCAGCAAACCGGTATTGCCATGTTAGCTCAAGCCAACCAGATACCCTCGCAAATATTGTCTTTAATGAAATAA
- the fliS gene encoding flagellar export chaperone FliS — translation MINEQVAAYAQNNIITAPPEKLVLMLYEGALSLIDQAKETIEKGEITRTNYLLNRSQKIINELRASLNFEAGDFAINLERLYEYIHFRLIQANIKKDASILSEISELLTEIKDAWAKGVCKMRV, via the coding sequence ATGATCAATGAACAAGTGGCTGCTTACGCTCAGAATAACATTATTACAGCCCCGCCTGAAAAACTGGTCCTCATGCTCTATGAGGGAGCTTTAAGTTTAATTGACCAGGCAAAAGAAACTATCGAAAAGGGTGAAATAACCAGAACAAACTACCTTTTAAACCGAAGCCAAAAAATTATCAACGAATTACGGGCAAGTTTAAACTTTGAGGCCGGCGACTTCGCCATTAACCTTGAAAGATTATATGAATATATACATTTCCGGCTCATTCAGGCAAACATTAAAAAAGATGCCTCAATCTTAAGTGAGATAAGCGAACTGCTCACTGAAATAAAGGATGCCTGGGCCAAAGGCGTCTGTAAAATGAGGGTGTAA